The Penaeus vannamei isolate JL-2024 chromosome 39, ASM4276789v1, whole genome shotgun sequence genome includes the window ATCACGTGGCAAGTGTTGGTCAGTTGCAGAATAACcatggaggaatatatatatatatatatatatatatatatatatatatatatatatatatatatatatatatatatatatatatatatatatatatgtatatatatatttatatatatatatatatatatatatatatatatatatatatatatatatatatatatatatatatatgtgtgtgtgtgtgtgtgtgtgtgtgtgtgtgtgtgtgtgtgtgtgtgtgtgtgtgtgtgtgtgtgtatgtatgtgtgtgtgtgtgtgtttgtgtgtgtgtgtgcgtgtgtgtgtgtgtgtgtgtgtgtgttaattttcgCTCAGAAATTAGAAATTCCTGATGGAAGGTTAACTGATTATTTTTTCTGCCTCATAACCCTCGAAAGATTCGTATGCATGCAGATAAAGATCTCTTTCATTATATGAAATCTGATGTAATGATATTACTTCATTAGGCACAGGATTTCACCTGAAAGTTCAAGTACGTAATCGGTCATATTCGGCATATACATGGAAACCTTATTTTGCATAGAGAATATCTGCATATTTTCCAATCAGTCTTTGAAACCATTTAAACCAAAAGTATCTAATGTTCCGTaaaatagttatatgtatatctatgtatatatacatacatacacatatttatacacacaaaaacacaatatatataaatatatatatatatatatatatatatatatatatatatatatatatatatatatatatatatatatatatatatacatatatatatataaatatatatatatatatatatatatatatatatatatatatatatatatatatatatataaatgaatatgtatatatatatatatatatatatatatatatatatatatatgtatatatacacatatatatatacaaatatatatatgtatgtatgtatatatatatatatatatatatatatatatatatatatatatatatatatatatttatatatatatatatatatatgtgtgcgtgtgtgtgtgtgtgtgtgtgtgtgtgtgtgtgtgtgtgtgtgtgtgtgtgtgtgtgtgtgtgtgtgcgtgtgtgtgtgtgtgtgcgcgcgcacacacacacacaaacacacacacatatatgtgtatgcatatgtgtgtatgtgtgtttgtgtgtgtatgtgaatgtgtgtgtatatgtacgagtgttatataaatgttaatatatgtatatatatatatatatatatatatatatatatatatatatatatatatatatatatgtaagtatatatatgtaaatatatatgtgtgtgtgtccgagcgcgcacgcgggcgtgtgtgtgtgtgtgttgtgtgtgtgtataaacatatatatatatatatatatatatatatatatatatatatatatatatatatatatgtgtgtgtgtgtgtgtgtgtgtgtgtgtgtatgtatgtatgcatgtatataaacatatataagtatatatgtatattatatatatgtctctctctatatatatatacatatatacatatatacatacatacacaatcaaatatacacatacacatttatgtaaatggaaacactcacacacacatacatctatatatatacacattaatatctatgtgcacacatatattcatatatataaatatgtatatgtatgcatacacacatacatagacacacacacacacacacacacacacacacacacacacacacacacacacacacacacacacagacacacacacacacacacacacacacacacgcacacacacacacacacacacacacacacacacacacacacatatatatatatatatatatatatatatatatatgtacatatacacatatatacatatacatatatgcactcatatacatacattcgtttCTATTTATCACACAGACtaatgcctatatgtatatctatgtctttcacatgattttgttatatatactcccccctcctcccctcacacacaaaccGCAGTAAGTATACATGAACTGTATGTATCCGCTATTATTTCACGTCTTTATCAATACTGGGCAGAAATGAGATGAGAAAACATCGTGATTATAGAATTATATGTAGCAATGATTcaattttatgttttcatttatgaAATCTAGATAAAACAGAGGTCCAATTACGAGACATGAGACAGTCTACTGACCAAGTCACCACTCCTGTTCAGCAGACGGAGGTACCTGGCACCGACAGACATTTAGCAGTACGCGTAAAAACTAGTGAAGGTTTATTAGGACTTTGGTATATAAAGGACATCGCCGGATACAGCATCACTCATTGGCTGAGAAACTGCAATCATGAACGCTAAGGTATGTAGGCAAATCTGTTGTGTAAGCGATGTTGATAATAGTGTCGTGTAAAAGGTATATTAGGCACCGCCCGTATTACAAAAGTAAACAGGACCTCTTCACCTTAGGTCCTCATCCTTCTTGGTCTTGCTGCCGTCGTTGCTGCAGACAGCCCTGAGGTCTTCGCTTACGGACCTCCTAGGGTAAGTTCCTTCATTACCAGAAATTCTGAGGAGAATAATGACAGGAAAGATTCCGGAGAATGGTAGGAACACGCTTGCGTCTGCTGATACTATGTCTTTTCGTATGATAGTATAACATCACAAATTGTAATTCTAAGAAATACTTTCTTGATAGGCTTCTTCCGAAGAGTCATTCGAGTCGTACGAGTCAGGAgaagccaagtacgacttcagtTATGCCGTTCAGCACGAAGACTCCGGTAACGACTTCGGACACGAGGAAACCCGTGACGGCGAacacactcagggatcctactacgtgaggCTTCCCGACACCCGTCTGCAGAacgtcaagtacttcgtggacggcgacgacggctacgtggccgaggtcaactacgagggcgaggctcgttTCCCCGACTCGTATGAGTCTGCCTCCTTCGAATCTGTTTCCTTCGAGTCCCTGGAGGACAGGCCACCAAGGCCAGTCTACTCCTAGGATTCCGACGAATCTAAGTAAATTTTTGAACCCTTTTTAAGACTTTTGAAGGTAGACATGGAAATGCAATCTATCATTTGTATTTAatgcttatttatttgtaaatCTAAAGACAATAAAGAGCAGTTTTgaacatgaaaaacaaaaattggTTCTTATAAGCATATAACTTAAAAAGACGGAATATATTTTGTActacatgtattgtatatatacatatacataaacacacacacatatatacatatatatatatatatatatatatatatatatatatatatatatatatatatatatatatatatatatatatatatatatatatatatatataatttatatatgtatataagtgtatatatactaaACTATTAGTTCccaacatttttatcattctgtGGCGTCCGACCAATATATATTAGCTTCCATGGCCCAATTCAGAGAAtcttcttttcagattcagttaataCTAGTTTTAAAAATtgtaatcacataaaaaaaaaaaaaatcaattaaatgtgacgttattattttcacatccctctatccttctacGTATTAGCGATCTGAGTTTTACGTCGTTACTGTGAGTTCGGCGAAATCATGAGCCTTGTATCTAAAAGTCTAATCTTCTAGTTAGAGATCACACTTTCTGGCAGCAAAACAGACTGCCTGGGATTCTCATCCCATTGAACGGTGAACAATGTATAGATTGTAAGTGTCGCAAATGTGTTGATGGAAACAAAATCAATACAGGAATACCATGTccctaattttctctttttcctgataATCCCTATTGTAGTTACGCTCAGCACCTATTAGATTAGAACTCAGAGAATACAACGGAGCACTatgaatgatcatgataatgatacaataaagaAATTACATGTTAATTTCTAATCATAATATTGCAAATAACTTGACTATCATCTCTAATCACGTGATCTATCCCATCAAAAGTACATTTCTATCTCTTACCTTCTTTGCTTGTGACTATCTGTGACTGTCTGCctttgtgtctctatctctctgatgGGTAGAAAAGGGGAATTTAATATATCTCTGAAAGAACATCATTGTCACAAATTTAAACATAATTGTAAAGGAGGGTCAGTTATGTGTATGGATTTCTTATACGACGGATAAACTTCTTGTTGTAATAACATTCGTTACATAATAACGTTTTAAAACTCGAGAATTAATAGTAAGCGCTCATTTGATGAAACTGACATATGGAATTGCACTACATCTTTATAAATAATTATGAGGCATATTGCGTAACCGAAATGCATAAAACCTATATTCATGATTTTAGAAAACGCACCTCTACATAATAAacaattttatatgtatgttataacaTTCAGCTCTAAAGGCCTTTGGCTCTAAATTTATCGCTGTGTGACGACAAATCAGAGGGAATTATTTAAAAGTAAAAAATTGTGCTGTTGTACACAGACAGTTTTGTTTAGTATACTAACCagacattttttttgtgtgtgtttgtgtgtaaaagaTTTATCCACGTGTTGTGGTTAGACGTTATATTGTACAAAACTTTAAGGATAACTGTTATCATAAACCTTTTGTTGTGCAATTTCTAGATCATTGCCTGGGGCATTGGAGTAGATAATTTAGTACCTAAAGTAGATGTGGAATATGAATATGGATTTATAAATACTTGTATAAACTTTGATAAAAGAGTGTACACACTCACCACCATACATATCCTGTAATTCACTCATTTACAatcatctcatcattatcaacttttacTGTTGATATAATGATTTATGAAAACGCTTagctaagagagaaaaaaagtttgctGCTGTACAAAAAAGGGTTACAGACTTCGTAAATATATTCTGTCCAGCAGATACCAGTACCTGGTACCGCCAGCTAGCAGCCGGCATAAAAACAAGCGCACGTGGACCAGGACTTTGGTATATAAAGGACAACGGAGGATATAGCATCACTCATTCATTGAGAAGCAACAGTCATGAACACCAAGGTAGGTGCACATATCTTTTATGTAAAACTGATGTTGATGACCTGATCTTATGGAAGCAACAGCGATATCGCCTTGACTGTAAATGTTCATATATCCTACTCACTGTAGGTCTTCATCCTGCTTGGTCTGGCAGCAGTCGTTGCTGCAGACAGCCGTGAGATTTTCGCCTATGGACCTCCTCAAGTTAGTGTGTTCTGATTTTTGTAATAAATTTCGATAGAAATACTAACAGAATTAATTTACAGTGGACAAAAAATAGAATCGAGGCTATGTAGTATATTTTCCGAAAATGggatattataaaataataataataataataataataataataataataataataataataataataaataaataatacataatgcTCTTCCTCTCAAATAATGTTACTCTTTTAAGGGTTCTTCCGAAGAGTCATTCGAGTCGTACGAGTCAGGAgaagccaagtacgacttcaattATGCCGTTCAGCACGaagactccggcaacgacttcggacaccaggaagcccgtgacggcgaacacactcagggatcctactacgtgaggCTTCCCGACACCCGTCTGCAGAacgtcaagtacttcgtggacggcgacgacggctacgtggccgaggtcaactacgagggcgaggctcgttTCCCCGACTCGTATGAGTCTGCCTCCTTCGAATCTGTTTCCTTCGAGTCCCGGGAGTACAAGCCACCAAGTCCCGTATATACCTATGACTCCAACGAGTCCAAGTAAATTTGTAATTTGTTGTCAGTTGAAACAAGATAGCAGACCTAGGATTTTCATGTAGGataattattgtatatttattacaAAATATAATGGAAGCATGTGTAAATACCCGTTTTCTTTACAAAGCCTAGTTTAGTGTCAAAAATGAGATGCAAAGTCCTTTGTTTACGTGTATATAGTTTTTACACGATCATACTCCTAACATTCGCTAAGAGTAACGCAATGTGCACAACCCTTCTTCCCAATCTCTTCATGATTACTTTAAGCAAAGAGTTACATTACAGAGACTGAATGAGGAAATCAAATGGCGACGTTGACAGTCGTTACGGCAGTGATATAAACGCCTACTGAGTCAAACGTTCAAGATATTCATTAATGCTCTATGTATAATTCCTTCCTTTAGAGATAACTATAATCTAGAGTGACCTATATGTCATTTCATTAAGAAACGTCACAGGGGCAATGTGTTAACTGAGAACTTTGTAATGTTCATTTTACGAGGTTACCTCGATAGCCCAAGCCTTCCGCCTTAAATGTGTAATTGCGCAATCTCTTTAAAAAGTGAAAATtaaaaggcatttttttttctttaatgttcttGGGATTTCATCTTAATAATTTTTTTCCATGGTTCACAGACACATGCTTGCGATAACTTCACAGAAATTGAAGCACACCTATAGCAATACACTTCCTTGCAACGTTGCATTCTGAGTAGGGTACTTATTACTCTGAAATATTTAAAATTTTCAGACGATTGTCCTTCTAAGCAAGGTGATTTAGTAAGTCTTTGGATAGAAATGGAATGGAATAAGATAATAGAGATGTTCCACAAAGCTGTACCCTAAGTTTACTATATATGAACAGGCATATTTTGCCCAAAGCGCATAATCTATGATTTATagaattcctctctccctctccctttctgtctctacttttctttcttttcctttccatctccttttctttctctctctttttcctacattttatttctttctctttctcacatctttttttttctcttcctttctctctctttaacttttcaCAAAATCTAAACTGCCTGCTAAGTATACACATGTCTAGTAAAATATATCACCCAGATTGCACAATGTATGATCTGCTGACAAATTTGATTTTAGTTATAAGAAAATGTCTCAATTGTGAATTCTGTTGTAGATAGATCTACTAAAACTAGCGAACAACATTTTGATTGCGAGTAAGGCAAGTACATTTACCCTCTACCTGCTTCT containing:
- the LOC113811112 gene encoding pro-resilin-like is translated as MNAKVLILLGLAAVVAADSPEVFAYGPPRASSEESFESYESGEAKYDFSYAVQHEDSGNDFGHEETRDGEHTQGSYYVRLPDTRLQNVKYFVDGDDGYVAEVNYEGEARFPDSYESASFESVSFESLEDRPPRPVYS
- the LOC113805063 gene encoding pro-resilin-like → MNTKVFILLGLAAVVAADSREIFAYGPPQGSSEESFESYESGEAKYDFNYAVQHEDSGNDFGHQEARDGEHTQGSYYVRLPDTRLQNVKYFVDGDDGYVAEVNYEGEARFPDSYESASFESVSFESREYKPPSPVYTYDSNESK